In the genome of Candidatus Pristimantibacillus lignocellulolyticus, the window CGAAGGGCGAGCTACTGTCGAAGGTGAATGGGCTGGTCGAGTAACCGGGCTTGGTTCACAGTGTGTAGAGATTGCTATGATGGTTACCCCAGATGGACACAGCCGACTTGAACTTTCGCGATTTCTCACCCCACCTACTATATCAGATCATCGAAATGCTCCTGTAAATGCCCTCGGTTATCTACGCGTCATGTTCACCGTTGAAGACATTGACGAAATGGTATCCAGACTCACTAAGCTTGGTGCTCAGCTCGTTGGCGAAATAGTTCAGTACGAGGACTCGTATCGGCTCTGCTACATTCGTGGACATGAAGGACTTCTAATCGGTTTGGCGGAACAACTCGGTAATAAATAAACCAGGGGTTATGTGCTATTTCTTTTTCATAATATCCTTTCAAATAGAATCGATTTACTAGTTAACCCCCTTGGATCCCCTATGAATGAGGGTTGTGTGGGGAACAGTTGCATCCCACAGGGTTATGAAGTATTCTACTTCAGTCGCTGTCGTACCTTTCATATTAAAAAAAAACCTACAAGCTTTGAAGTGTATTGAAAAGAAACAATATATACGAAAAGAGCAGTTGTATTACATCTCTTTATAGTACTTTACACGGTAATAAATGTTATATCCAAGAATAAATGCATAGACAAAAACCAATATCAATACCGCTATTAAATCTATACCCATTAAAGCAAATACCAATATTAAGGCTCCAAGCACAAAAACCATCATGTCATATGCTTTGGCTTTTGCCCGATTAGCGATTACCAAATTACGCTCATCTTTCTTGTCAATCTCCAACTGCTTTGCTGCGTCAGGATGATTCTTCATAATTAAAAAAAGGCTCTGTTAAAAGTAAAATTGTTGTTTGATAACTGTTCGAAATCTTGACATAAGCAACATAAAAAAAGTATTCGGAGGAGGGGTAATTTGCAAAAATGTGAAAAATGCAACTCACAATTTAGCTGGAATAAAATCTTTAATTCGTTTTGGTTGGCATATAAACCAATTGAATGTGACAAGTGTGGTACTAAACATAAGATTACTTTTTTGAGTAGATTTAAAGTTGTAGGCATGACATTTTTGCCGATGTGGATTTTTTTGCTTTTTCGTTCTCCTTACGTTAACTTCTTTGCATCCATTGGTATAGGAATTTCTATAGCAATTATAGGGTTTTTGCTCACACCATTTGTTGTTCGATACAAAGAGGCATTGTGAGGAATACCTTTGTGAAATGGGGGGCTTATTATGAGTGAAATAGAAGAAGTGCTACCAGGTGGGAATGTCAACAAGGTTGTACGAATAGGCGATACTATACGCCGTAGTGCTAACAACAATCCGTATGTAAATGATCTTTTGCTTTATTTGGAAAAAAGCGGATTCTACAATGCCCCACGTTTTCTCGGCGTGGATGAACAGGGACGAGAAATGTTTACTTTTATTCAAGGTGAGGTTCCTGGAAATGACTATCCGGATATAGCACCTTACATATGGTCGGATGCTTCGCTTATAGAAATAGCGAAATTACAGAGGAATTTTCACGATGC includes:
- a CDS encoding VOC family protein, giving the protein MEKNKLLRMDNVGIVVEFLDDAISFFEEIGLKLEGRATVEGEWAGRVTGLGSQCVEIAMMVTPDGHSRLELSRFLTPPTISDHRNAPVNALGYLRVMFTVEDIDEMVSRLTKLGAQLVGEIVQYEDSYRLCYIRGHEGLLIGLAEQLGNK